Proteins from a genomic interval of Gossypium hirsutum isolate 1008001.06 chromosome A09, Gossypium_hirsutum_v2.1, whole genome shotgun sequence:
- the LOC107889629 gene encoding uncharacterized protein gives MSSILKMPLSIPVPSQALSFSKSLVSPIPLFLYTKLSTLSLHNSAPPPNTIIRMGGGPRTYPGGVSKWQWKRMQAKKAKQLLKARLARERHIYEMRKRAELKAAVSELERPWEVVEKAPNLFSVSADEQVKVLADRFQKPGGFDMWSDRDGPQLFDAVDELPSARFFPKGVVHSVKPYLRSRESSENTKLLTENKGEESESEVATVSDTNGKKNGVKWRRKGFRRRFGAGAAGEANSEAKISNLKSGVHNKRRTFKSEIYDKRSDFKSEVFDMSLQGDGSYGINK, from the coding sequence atGTCCTCAATCCTGAAAATGCCACTCTCAATCCCGGTTCCATCTCAAGCCCTTTCCTTCTCAAAATCTCTTGTTTCCCCAATTCCCCTTTTCCTTTACACTAAACTTTCAACCCTCTCCCTCCACAACTCAGCCCCACCACCCAACACCATAATCCGCATGGGGGGTGGCCCCAGAACTTACCCAGGTGGAGTCTCCAAATGGCAATGGAAACGCATGCAAGCCAAGAAAGCCAAGCAGCTCCTCAAAGCTCGACTTGCCCGTGAACGTCACATCTATGAAATGCGCAAAAGGGCCGAGCTCAAAGCCGCCGTATCTGAACTTGAACGCCCTTGGGAAGTCGTTGAAAAAGCACCCAACTTGTTCTCCGTTTCAGCTGATGAGCAAGTTAAAGTTTTGGCTGACAGATTCCAGAAGCCTGGCGGTTTCGATATGTGGAGCGACAGAGATGGACCTCAGCTGTTTGATGCTGTTGATGAGTTGCCTTCCGCCAGGTTTTTCCCTAAAGGGGTTGTTCATAGTGTTAAACCGTATCTGAGAAGCAGAGAGAGTAGTGAAAACACTAAGCTTTTGACTGAAAACAAGGGAGAGGAGAGTGAGAGTGAAGTTGCTACTGTTTCAGATACAAATGGTAAAAAGAACGGTGTCAAATGGAGGAGGAAAGGATTTAGGAGAAGATTTGGTGCTGGTGCTGCTGGGGAGGCTAATTCTGAAGCCAAGATAAGTAATTTGAAGTCTGGAGTTCATAATAAAAGAAGGACCTTCAAGTCTGAGATTTATGATAAAAGAAGTGATTTCAAGTCTGAGGTTTTTGATATGAGCTTACAAGGAGATGGGAGTTATGGTATTAATAAGTAA